The segment GTGGTCGGTGCTGGCGACCCTCACCCCCACCGAGTACGCCCAGTTCCGGAGCGTCCTCGGCAAGGCGAGCGGCTTCCAGTCGGCGCAGTACCGGGCGGTGGAGTTCACGCTCGGCAACAAGAACGCCGCCGTCCTGCGGGTGTTCGACGCCGACCCGGCCGCGCACGAGCTCGTCCGCACCGCGCTCGAGCAGCCGAGCCTCTACGACGAGTTCCTGCGGCTCCTCGCGCGCACCGGCTACGACATCCCGAGCGAGATCCTCGACCGCGACGTCACCCAGGCGTGGACCTTCACGCCCGAGCTGGTGCCGGTCTTCACGGCCATCTACGCCGACACCGCGACGCACTGGGCCGCATACGAGACGTGCGAAGAACTCGTCGACCTGGAGGAGAATTTCCAGTTCTGGCGGTTCCGTCACCTGAAGACGGTCGAGCGCATCATCGGCGGCAAGACCGGAACGGGCGGTTCGAGCGGAGTGCCGTTCCTGCGCCGCGCGCTGGACCTCACGTTCTTCCCCGAGCTCTGGGCGGTCCGCACCGAGGTGCCCGATGGCGCATCCTGAGTCGCTGCGCGCGCTGCTCGGACCGGATGCCACCCCGGTCCGG is part of the Microbacterium sp. ET2 genome and harbors:
- the kynA gene encoding tryptophan 2,3-dioxygenase, which gives rise to MTVERNTRPLEPTVETDFSDRMSYGGYLQLPTLLSAQLPLSDPEHHDELLFIVQHQTTELWLKLVLHELAEACRLLRQDELAPALKCIARVKHIQRTLTEQWSVLATLTPTEYAQFRSVLGKASGFQSAQYRAVEFTLGNKNAAVLRVFDADPAAHELVRTALEQPSLYDEFLRLLARTGYDIPSEILDRDVTQAWTFTPELVPVFTAIYADTATHWAAYETCEELVDLEENFQFWRFRHLKTVERIIGGKTGTGGSSGVPFLRRALDLTFFPELWAVRTEVPDGAS